The DNA region ACATGCTCCACCGCTTGTGCGGATCCCCGTCAATTCCTTTAAGTTTCACTCTTGCGAGCATACTACTCAGGCGGATGATTTAATGCGTTAGCTGTGCCGATAGTTCTACTATCAGCTAATCATCATCGTTTACAGCGTGGACTACCAGGGTATCTAATCCTGTTTGCTCCCCACGCTTTCGTCTCTCAGTGTCAATATGTGCCCAGTTAGCTGCCTTCGCCATGTTGATGTTCTTCCTAATATCTACGCATTTCACCGCTTCACTAGGAATTCCGCTAACCTCTACACAATTCTAGCATGCCAGTATCCAACGCAATTTGGGGTTGAGCCCCAAGTTTTCACGCCAGACTTAACATACAACCTACAGACGCTTTACGCCCAATAATTCCGGATAACGCTTGCAACCTATGTATTACCGCGGCTGCTGGCACATAGTTAGCCGTTGCTTTCTGACAAGGTACCGTCAAGGCAATAGCATTTCCTCTACTGCTTTTTCTTCCCTTATAACAGCAGTTTACAACCCGAAGGCCTTCATCCTGCACGCTGTGTCGCTCCATCAGACTTTCGTCCATTGTGGAAAATTCCCTACTGCTGCCTCCCGTAGGAGTCTGGGCCGTATCTCAGTCCCAGTGTGGCGGATCAGTCTCTCAACCCCGCTAAACATCATCGCCTTGGTAAGCCATTATCTTACCAACTAGCTAATGTTCCGCACCCCAATCTTTTAGTGAAGCTTTAAAGGCTTCTTTTATATATAGTTCATGCGAACCATATAAGTATCCGGTATTAGCGATAATTTCTCATCGTTGTCCCAATCTAAAAGGCATGTTAAGTACGTGTTACTCACCCATTCGCCGCTAAGTTCCGAAGAACTCCGCTCGACATGCATGTATTAGGCACACAGCCAGCGTTCATCCTGAGCCAGGATCAAACTCTCGAAAAAATTGACTGTCATGTTTTGTGTATATCTAGTTTTCAAAGAACTTCATTCGCTTATTTAAAAGCGCAAGATTATTATAACACATAAAAAAAATATCAAAGAAATAATTTTATTTTTTTAATGAATATTCTAAAAGTCATTTGCAAGGATGTAATAAAAAAACTGTAAAATAATTTTATCAAATTTTAAATTTACAAAAAGGTATAGGAAAATAGAAAACTTTAAAAGTTTTCTCGCCGCTTTTGCTTACTTTTTCAAAAAGTAAGGCTCCCTTGTCTGAAATCAAGGGCGGGGGGTTAAAATAATCTAAGGTTGATTAATAATTTTTCTATAGTTATTTATTCATTCCATCATAAAATCAATTTCTTCTTGAGTATAATTGTCAAGACTTTTACCTTTAGGAATAAAATACCTTATTAATCTATGCATATTTTCAATGGAGCCTTTTTGCCATGAACTATATGGAAGACATTTGAACAATCTGTCTTTAGGAATGATTTTGTGTAATAAAACATTTTCCTTACCATTATCGACAGTTAAGGATTTAATATTTAAACCAAACTTTTTAATCATATTATTTAAAGCTTGATGAATATATTTTGAACCTCTTTTGGTTATTGTAGCATATGACTTTCTAGTTTGTCTTTCTAACAAAGTTACTAAACACTTTTTATCATCAATTTTGCCCATTACAGTATCAAGTTCGTAATGGCCCATTTCTGATCTATCGTTAATATAATTTGGTCTCTTAGTTATTTCGGTAGCGTTATTCAATGTTACTAATTTAGTCTTCTTGGTTGTTTTCCTAATATATTTACCTTCTGATTTTCTAATTATATGTTCATAATCTAGATAAAATGGTAAGGATTGCATCTTTTTATACACTGAACTAACAGAAGGGCTAAAGCCAATGTGAGATTTCTTAAAAGAATTTACCAAAAACTTTACAGAAGTTTTTGGCATCTTTTCTTTAATATTTCTTTTGATTTTGTATTTATTATATTTATGTCTAATATCATTTCAATACTCTTTAAATGGTTCTCATTTTTCTTGTAACTTAGTATTTCTGAAAAACAATCTTGAGTATCTATAATCCAATAAATGATCGTATATTTTAGAAAAATGAATAACTTTAACCTTAGTGACTCTTTTAAAACAATTGTTACATTGAAATCTTTGATATTTTAATAAATCTTTAGAATGTTTACTAGTCATAAGATCAATTTTGTTTTTTATTGTTCTCACATCTCTTTTTATTTTTCTAGAGGCTTTTTGAATTGATATACCTTGGCTAATTTCAAATAAAGCATTATAAATTGAATCAATATCCATTTGTTTTTTCTGTAAATTTCTAGTTAGTTCTAATTTTCCTTGAAACTTTCAAATAGTATCAATATTT from Mycoplasmopsis canis PG 14 includes:
- a CDS encoding IS30 family transposase, encoding MKNLGKWICIFDQSKKENKYTHYEIAENIDTIWKFQGKLELTRNLQKKQMDIDSIYNALFEISQGISIQKASRKIKRDVRTIKNKIDLMTSKHSKDLLKYQRFQCNNCFKRVTKVKVIHFSKIYDHLLDYRYSRLFFRNTKLQEKWEPFKEYWNDIRHKYNKYKIKRNIKEKMPKTSVKFLVNSFKKSHIGFSPSVSSVYKKMQSLPFYLDYEHIIRKSEGKYIRKTTKKTKLVTLNNATEITKRPNYINDRSEMGHYELDTVMGKIDDKKCLVTLLERQTRKSYATITKRGSKYIHQALNNMIKKFGLNIKSLTVDNGKENVLLHKIIPKDRLFKCLPYSSWQKGSIENMHRLIRYFIPKGKSLDNYTQEEIDFMMEWINNYRKIINQP